A window of Flavobacterium flavigenum contains these coding sequences:
- a CDS encoding glycoside hydrolase family 97 protein, whose translation MKNIQLLACLLFLLGGFNAYSQKTKWEIASPNGEIKIEVNLGDKIYYSISAGNEQLASENHLGLMLKNETLGLNPKLSGSRTGKVDEVIKPVVPLKFSTVANMYNYLLLNFKGGYSVEFRAFDEGVAYRFITAKKGEIEVLNEDFTVNFPSDYLLHLQQTGSFKTSSEEEYSHINGGEWKSSDKMSTLPILADTKNRYKILISESDLIDYPGMFLKGNGSGAVSTFPKTPLEFGSDGDRSLKILKEADYIAKTTGTRSFPWRYFVITKNDKQLIENTMTLKLAPKSEVKDSSWIQPGQASWEWWNGATPYGPDVNFISGYNLNTYKYFIDFASKFGIKYIIMDEGWANSTTDPYSPNANVDVKELIRYGKEKKVGIILWLTWLTVDKNMELFKTFKEWGVSGVKIDFMDRSDQVMVDYYEKVAKEAAKYQILVDFHGAFKPAGLEYKYPNLISYEGVRGMEQMDGCRPDNSLYMPFMRNAVGPMDYTPGAMISMQPEVYRSERPNSASIGTRAYQLALFVVFESGLQMLADNPTLYYREKECTEFITSVPTTWDETVALEAEAGQYAIVAKRKGSKWFIGGITNNAEKERNFKLNLSFLKSGQSYKVTSFEDGFNGGYQAMDYRKKSYNIKNNDVIEVKMVKNGGWAAVLEEI comes from the coding sequence ATGAAAAATATACAATTACTTGCATGTTTGTTATTTCTTTTAGGAGGTTTCAATGCCTATTCCCAGAAAACAAAATGGGAAATTGCATCTCCAAATGGCGAGATTAAAATAGAGGTCAATTTAGGCGATAAAATTTATTATTCAATTTCGGCAGGAAACGAACAATTAGCTTCAGAAAATCATTTAGGATTAATGCTTAAAAATGAAACATTAGGCTTAAATCCGAAATTATCAGGAAGCAGAACAGGAAAAGTAGATGAGGTTATAAAGCCTGTTGTTCCGCTTAAATTTTCAACAGTTGCCAATATGTATAATTATCTGCTTCTGAATTTTAAAGGAGGGTATTCCGTTGAATTCCGAGCTTTTGATGAAGGAGTGGCTTACCGTTTTATTACCGCCAAAAAAGGAGAGATTGAAGTATTAAATGAAGATTTCACAGTCAATTTTCCGTCAGATTATTTGCTTCATTTACAACAGACAGGAAGTTTTAAAACATCAAGTGAAGAAGAATATTCACATATCAACGGAGGCGAATGGAAATCTTCTGATAAAATGTCTACGCTTCCTATTTTGGCAGATACAAAAAACAGGTATAAAATTTTAATCAGCGAATCTGATCTGATAGATTATCCGGGAATGTTTTTAAAAGGAAACGGAAGCGGTGCTGTATCAACATTTCCAAAAACGCCTTTAGAATTTGGTTCTGACGGAGACCGAAGCCTTAAAATTTTAAAAGAAGCAGATTATATTGCTAAAACAACAGGAACGAGAAGTTTTCCGTGGCGTTATTTTGTTATAACGAAAAATGACAAACAGCTTATTGAAAATACGATGACATTGAAACTGGCACCAAAAAGCGAAGTAAAAGATTCTTCATGGATACAGCCTGGACAGGCCAGCTGGGAGTGGTGGAATGGTGCTACGCCTTATGGTCCGGATGTTAATTTTATTTCAGGTTATAATCTGAACACGTATAAATATTTTATAGACTTTGCTTCAAAATTCGGCATCAAATATATTATAATGGATGAAGGCTGGGCTAACAGCACAACAGATCCCTATTCGCCTAACGCTAATGTTGACGTCAAGGAACTGATTCGTTACGGTAAAGAAAAAAAAGTTGGTATAATACTTTGGCTGACCTGGCTGACAGTGGATAAAAACATGGAACTTTTTAAAACTTTTAAGGAGTGGGGAGTATCAGGAGTAAAAATAGACTTTATGGACCGCAGCGATCAGGTAATGGTGGATTACTATGAAAAAGTAGCAAAAGAAGCTGCCAAATATCAAATACTGGTAGACTTTCATGGCGCATTCAAACCGGCCGGTTTAGAATACAAATATCCAAATCTGATTTCGTATGAAGGTGTGAGGGGAATGGAACAAATGGACGGCTGCAGGCCGGATAACAGTCTTTATATGCCTTTTATGCGAAACGCGGTTGGACCAATGGATTACACTCCGGGTGCAATGATCAGCATGCAGCCTGAAGTTTACAGGTCTGAACGTCCGAACTCTGCCAGTATCGGAACCCGTGCATATCAGCTTGCTCTGTTTGTTGTTTTTGAAAGTGGTCTTCAGATGCTTGCCGATAATCCAACCCTTTATTATAGGGAAAAAGAATGTACTGAATTTATTACCTCGGTTCCAACTACATGGGATGAGACTGTCGCTTTAGAAGCTGAAGCCGGCCAATATGCTATTGTCGCTAAAAGGAAAGGATCAAAATGGTTCATTGGTGGCATAACCAATAATGCAGAAAAAGAAAGAAACTTTAAGCTAAATCTAAGCTTTTTGAAATCTGGACAATCCTATAAAGTAACTTCATTTGAAGATGGATTCAACGGAGGATATCAGGCAATGGATTACAGAAAAAAAAGTTATAATATCAAAAATAATGATGTTATTGAAGTGAAAATGGTTAAGAACGGTGGCTGGGCTGCTGTTCTGGAGGAAATTTAA
- a CDS encoding PulJ/GspJ family protein, giving the protein MFRSVRKNSKSVPAFSIIEAVVGMAITAIIMGILFVIFSIVTGRMLDFKNQNQLVNDLNRLTYSLNKDIFEQEKMTVYETEIAFNGYAGERVSYQFSDDYILRNSETFVDTFRIKLNRMIMDTVKSKSEQFVFQKIKLNIESNEKEMDLRFYKRVYPNELLQTIRK; this is encoded by the coding sequence ATGTTCAGATCCGTCCGTAAAAACTCAAAATCTGTACCCGCTTTTTCGATTATCGAAGCGGTTGTTGGTATGGCTATAACGGCTATTATCATGGGGATTTTGTTTGTTATTTTTTCGATTGTTACCGGAAGAATGCTGGACTTTAAAAACCAGAATCAATTGGTAAATGATCTGAACAGACTAACATATAGTCTGAACAAAGATATTTTTGAGCAGGAAAAAATGACGGTTTATGAAACTGAAATAGCGTTTAACGGATATGCAGGAGAAAGAGTTTCGTATCAATTTTCAGACGATTACATCCTGAGAAACAGTGAAACTTTCGTTGATACATTCCGAATAAAACTGAACCGAATGATAATGGATACCGTAAAAAGCAAATCGGAACAATTTGTTTTTCAAAAAATAAAATTAAATATCGAATCAAACGAAAAGGAAATGGATTTACGATTTTACAAAAGAGTATATCCTAATGAATTATTACAAACAATTAGAAAATAA
- a CDS encoding type II secretion system F family protein: protein MSFDLTSYKAPKAEKKDFRIETGSLQFSKKLSDKKKEIFYRELGMLLRSGVDFKKALEILSNQSNNKFEKELILQIKEKVVEGRSIYESMLETNQFSPYEYYSIQIGEETRKLEEVLGELQKYFNRKIQMKRQIISVMTYPTIVMLVTILVLYFMLNKVVPMFSSVFKQFGSELPKSTQIILKISNHSGLIFSVVIGVIVGLIAMHMLLKNKDSYRAFTTNMVLKIPYFGNLIRKIYISRFCQAMNLLITSKTTLINSLTLTAKMIGFYPIEIAINQIKEDITRGASLNESLKKHAVFENKMVSMVEVAEQVNQLETMFERLTEQYNEEISHQTKMIGVILEPMIIIVIGAIVGVIMVSMYAPMFDLSKIINK from the coding sequence ATGAGTTTTGATTTAACTTCATACAAAGCCCCAAAGGCAGAGAAAAAGGATTTCAGGATTGAAACCGGTTCTTTGCAGTTCTCTAAAAAACTTTCTGATAAAAAAAAGGAAATTTTCTACAGGGAACTGGGCATGCTTTTGCGATCCGGCGTCGATTTTAAAAAAGCATTAGAAATTTTAAGCAATCAGTCGAATAATAAATTTGAAAAAGAACTTATTCTGCAAATCAAGGAAAAAGTAGTTGAAGGAAGAAGTATTTATGAATCGATGCTGGAAACGAATCAGTTTTCACCTTATGAATATTACAGTATTCAGATTGGTGAAGAAACCCGAAAATTAGAAGAAGTTTTAGGTGAATTGCAAAAATATTTCAACCGAAAAATCCAGATGAAAAGGCAAATCATATCTGTAATGACTTATCCTACGATTGTGATGCTGGTGACTATTTTAGTCCTTTATTTCATGCTGAACAAAGTGGTTCCAATGTTTAGTTCGGTCTTCAAACAATTTGGAAGCGAACTACCAAAAAGCACACAGATTATTCTGAAAATATCCAATCATTCCGGACTTATTTTTTCTGTTGTCATTGGCGTTATTGTGGGGTTAATCGCAATGCATATGTTATTAAAAAACAAAGACAGCTACAGGGCTTTTACTACCAATATGGTTTTAAAAATTCCATACTTCGGAAACCTGATTCGGAAAATTTACATTTCACGGTTTTGTCAGGCCATGAACTTATTGATTACCTCGAAAACAACCCTGATTAATTCCCTGACTTTAACGGCAAAAATGATTGGCTTTTATCCGATTGAAATAGCTATTAACCAAATAAAAGAAGACATTACCAGAGGAGCCTCTTTAAATGAAAGCTTAAAAAAGCATGCGGTTTTCGAAAACAAAATGGTTTCTATGGTAGAAGTGGCCGAACAGGTAAACCAGCTGGAAACTATGTTTGAAAGGTTAACCGAGCAATATAATGAAGAAATAAGCCATCAGACGAAAATGATCGGAGTCATTCTGGAACCTATGATTATTATCGTAATTGGAGCCATTGTAGGCGTTATTATGGTATCTATGTATGCACCAATGTTTGACTTAAGTAAAATTATAAATAAATAG
- a CDS encoding sugar porter family MFS transporter, giving the protein MNKILLWSITAALAGFLFGFDTVVISGADKKLQELWHTSDVFHGSVVMAMALWGTVLGAIFGGIPTNTLGRKKTLIWIGVLFLGSAIGSAFANGPWTFAFFRFLGGLGIGASTIAAPAYVSEIAPAKDRGRLVSLYQFNIVLGILMAFLSNYLLRDAGENAWRWMVGVMAFPAFFYTLIVFTIPESPRWLLSKSRTADAKIILEKIDPTAKIEDLMQEMNIGENENKAIKEETIFLKKYRFPLVLAFLIALFNQFSGINAFLYYAPRIFAEAGLEESAALISSVGIGITNLVFTLFGVFLIDILGRKVLMYIGSVGYIISLGLVSVAFFLKWQGMQVPLFLFLFIASHAIGQGAVIWVFISEIFPNHLRAGGQAFGSSTHWILAAIIPSAIPFLFSTIGAGVVFLIFAVMMVFQLLFVIFMMPETKGKSLEELQETILKKVN; this is encoded by the coding sequence ATGAATAAAATACTTTTATGGTCTATTACGGCTGCTTTGGCCGGTTTTTTATTTGGATTTGATACAGTTGTAATTTCCGGAGCTGATAAAAAATTACAGGAATTATGGCATACTTCAGATGTTTTTCATGGGTCTGTCGTAATGGCAATGGCTTTATGGGGAACGGTTTTAGGAGCCATTTTTGGTGGTATTCCAACCAATACTTTAGGAAGAAAGAAAACATTGATCTGGATTGGTGTTTTATTTTTAGGATCTGCTATCGGTTCTGCTTTTGCAAATGGGCCGTGGACTTTTGCATTTTTCCGTTTTTTAGGAGGGTTAGGAATAGGAGCGTCAACAATTGCTGCACCGGCATATGTTTCTGAAATCGCTCCTGCAAAAGATCGCGGAAGATTAGTCTCATTATATCAGTTCAATATTGTTTTAGGGATTTTAATGGCCTTTTTATCTAATTATTTATTGAGAGATGCGGGCGAAAACGCATGGAGATGGATGGTTGGAGTGATGGCTTTTCCGGCTTTTTTTTACACTCTTATTGTTTTTACTATTCCGGAAAGCCCAAGATGGCTTTTGTCAAAATCCAGAACTGCTGATGCTAAGATTATTTTAGAGAAAATTGATCCTACAGCAAAAATTGAAGATTTAATGCAGGAAATGAATATTGGCGAAAACGAAAATAAAGCTATAAAAGAGGAAACAATATTTTTAAAGAAATACAGGTTTCCATTGGTTTTGGCTTTTTTAATAGCGCTCTTTAATCAGTTTTCAGGTATAAATGCCTTCTTATATTATGCCCCGAGAATTTTCGCCGAAGCAGGTTTAGAAGAGAGTGCAGCATTAATAAGCAGTGTAGGAATTGGCATTACTAATCTTGTATTTACGCTGTTTGGAGTATTTCTGATTGATATTTTAGGGAGAAAAGTATTAATGTATATCGGTTCAGTTGGTTATATTATTTCTTTAGGACTTGTATCGGTTGCTTTTTTCTTAAAATGGCAGGGTATGCAGGTTCCCCTTTTTCTGTTTTTATTTATTGCTTCACATGCAATAGGGCAGGGCGCAGTAATCTGGGTTTTTATTTCTGAAATCTTTCCGAATCACTTACGAGCAGGCGGACAAGCATTTGGTTCTTCAACACATTGGATTTTAGCAGCAATTATTCCGTCTGCGATACCTTTTTTATTTTCGACAATTGGAGCAGGTGTTGTTTTCCTGATTTTTGCTGTTATGATGGTGTTTCAGTTGCTTTTTGTAATTTTTATGATGCCTGAGACCAAAGGAAAATCGTTGGAAGAACTTCAGGAGACAATTTTAAAAAAAGTGAATTAA
- a CDS encoding RHS repeat-associated core domain-containing protein: MDYYPFGMLVPSRHGSSDSYRYGFQGQEKDDEIKGGEGNSLNYTFRMHDPRIGRFFAIDPLSKKYPFYSPYSFSGNRVIDATELEGLEPKEAGKTEGEIQSARTDRGGSNGNILKMKTRGNPKKDWYWHKGTEYTNAGWYLESDYKLTQLDYEHGQVLPEASFYEFGDRQIKADGSIAGSGDNYLSVDQKGYLTGNGGRNPIYLELPWYSPGGVVKGAPKVAQSLAATSKLGNLYFRTRGLAYAYLKRIRLNLPKGESPIAQWTVTDDILKKGWDRSTGFIYKDNPTHVGKFQLFKTKDGYRVIVKHVKDGDIHYHIGAANENIIFKNADEAVEYFQTKNYKKIEVNHAYTKLPGEK; the protein is encoded by the coding sequence TTGGATTACTATCCTTTTGGAATGCTCGTACCTTCACGACACGGAAGCTCGGATTCGTATCGTTATGGGTTCCAGGGACAGGAGAAAGATGATGAAATTAAAGGCGGGGAAGGGAATTCACTTAACTATACTTTTAGGATGCATGATCCTAGGATTGGTAGGTTTTTTGCTATTGACCCGTTGTCTAAAAAATATCCTTTTTACAGCCCATATAGTTTTAGTGGAAATAGAGTAATTGATGCCACGGAACTAGAAGGATTAGAACCAAAGGAGGCTGGTAAGACTGAAGGAGAGATTCAATCAGCTCGAACAGATAGAGGTGGTTCGAATGGAAATATTCTGAAAATGAAAACTAGAGGAAATCCCAAAAAAGATTGGTATTGGCACAAAGGGACTGAATATACTAATGCTGGTTGGTATTTGGAATCAGATTACAAGCTTACTCAATTAGATTATGAACATGGTCAAGTTTTACCTGAAGCTAGTTTTTATGAATTTGGAGATAGACAAATTAAAGCTGATGGAAGCATTGCTGGATCTGGCGATAATTATTTGTCAGTTGATCAGAAAGGCTATTTAACTGGTAATGGAGGACGAAATCCAATATATTTAGAATTACCGTGGTATTCTCCAGGCGGAGTAGTAAAAGGAGCACCTAAAGTGGCCCAATCATTAGCAGCTACAAGTAAGTTGGGTAACTTATATTTTAGAACAAGAGGTTTGGCATATGCTTATTTAAAGAGAATACGTTTAAATTTACCTAAAGGAGAATCTCCAATCGCACAATGGACCGTTACGGATGATATTTTGAAAAAAGGATGGGATAGAAGCACTGGCTTTATATATAAAGATAATCCAACGCATGTCGGTAAGTTCCAATTATTTAAAACAAAAGATGGATATAGAGTAATTGTTAAGCATGTTAAAGATGGTGACATTCATTATCACATAGGAGCTGCAAATGAAAATATCATTTTTAAAAATGCAGATGAAGCTGTAGAATATTTTCAAACTAAAAATTATAAAAAAATTGAAGTAAATCATGCCTATACAAAACTTCCCGGAGAGAAATAG
- a CDS encoding type IV pilin protein: MLNKIRVYKKLNQKLYVKAYSLTEILIVLCIIGILLLMVLPNQTSVIGQAKAIEAQAMLNQVYGLEKSYFYRHSKYSGSLEEIGFEQEKTVEEGGQAVYKIEILEASNDSFSARATATSDLDGDGSFNTWEIDSKKILTEVTKE; encoded by the coding sequence ATGTTAAATAAAATTAGAGTATATAAGAAATTAAACCAAAAACTATACGTTAAAGCATACTCTTTAACAGAAATTTTAATTGTTTTGTGCATCATTGGTATTTTATTGCTAATGGTATTACCAAACCAAACCTCTGTAATTGGTCAGGCTAAAGCTATTGAGGCTCAGGCTATGTTAAATCAGGTTTACGGGCTGGAAAAAAGTTATTTCTACAGACATTCAAAATATTCAGGAAGTTTAGAAGAAATTGGCTTTGAACAGGAAAAAACAGTTGAAGAAGGCGGACAGGCCGTTTATAAAATAGAAATTTTAGAAGCTTCTAATGATTCGTTTTCTGCCAGAGCAACAGCTACATCTGATCTGGACGGTGATGGCAGTTTTAATACCTGGGAAATTGACAGTAAAAAAATACTAACGGAAGTAACAAAAGAATAA
- a CDS encoding toxin-antitoxin system YwqK family antitoxin has translation MRTTTIQRFILLFLTFTLVSFADPYTIKRISDKDFRYEFYTTDKKIDPKLDKTYYWFKGGLIHEAQGGFAGVLLHDKFIKMYHSNQLAEQGQFKEGLRVGLWKTWYSNGVLATTLTYYKGLRHGKYFRYNENGTLVENGRFSSNLKTGKWTNTETKEITTYKKGVIVKQKEIFTKSEQYRIKQENAKLEKAQEAQKELEATSDALKLANYKAKEKEEKALEKEKAKAEKERTAVAKKAEKEAEKEAKKAAKEQSKKEPKKDSKTTTFFNNLFKKKDKAPQ, from the coding sequence TTGAGAACAACTACTATTCAACGCTTTATATTGTTATTTTTAACCTTTACCTTAGTTTCTTTTGCTGATCCTTACACCATAAAAAGAATCTCCGATAAAGATTTCAGATACGAATTTTATACTACTGATAAAAAAATAGATCCTAAACTGGACAAAACCTATTATTGGTTCAAAGGCGGGCTTATACACGAAGCACAGGGCGGTTTTGCCGGGGTTTTGCTTCATGACAAATTTATAAAAATGTACCACAGCAATCAGCTGGCAGAACAAGGGCAGTTTAAAGAAGGGCTTCGTGTTGGTTTATGGAAAACCTGGTACTCAAATGGGGTATTGGCTACTACCCTAACCTATTATAAAGGCTTACGCCACGGAAAATATTTCAGATATAATGAAAACGGTACATTGGTAGAGAACGGAAGATTCAGTTCAAATTTAAAAACCGGAAAATGGACGAATACGGAAACCAAAGAAATCACAACCTACAAAAAAGGTGTAATCGTTAAACAAAAAGAAATTTTTACGAAGTCTGAGCAATACCGAATCAAACAGGAAAATGCCAAATTAGAAAAAGCACAGGAAGCTCAAAAAGAATTAGAAGCAACTTCTGATGCCCTGAAACTGGCAAACTATAAAGCCAAAGAAAAAGAAGAAAAAGCATTAGAAAAAGAGAAAGCCAAAGCAGAAAAAGAAAGAACTGCTGTTGCCAAAAAAGCAGAAAAGGAAGCTGAAAAAGAAGCCAAAAAGGCCGCTAAAGAACAGTCTAAAAAGGAACCTAAAAAAGATTCTAAGACAACAACCTTCTTTAACAATCTTTTCAAAAAGAAAGATAAAGCCCCTCAATAA
- a CDS encoding GspE/PulE family protein, with protein sequence MEQEIKILPEIQHTVSNDLANQYRVLPKTLLENTLELYVDDANNNADAKDELELFLGKNIVFHPVNAAEIEKALSIYYRKERALTSNKSLNVDKGDFLENLLTEAKSLKCSDIHFEVYEDSSRIRFRIDGQLIERYKIERDNYLELVNKVKIKAKLNITEKRLPQDGRITNESFDIRVSILPTLFGEKIVMRLLGQDASNIDLSTLGLQKEELESYLEAVKKPNGIILISGPTGSGKTTTLYATLRLLNDSRRNIVTVEDPIEYTLKGINQVQLKEDIGLTFSSALKSFLRQDPDVIMLGEIRDSETALMAIRASLTGHLVLSTIHTNSAIGTISRLIDMGVPSYLIAETLNLSVAQRLVRKLCDNCKKETISNPKDFPLNFKFPFEISSYYKPVGCNQCFHTGYKGRTAIYEIVNIDNKIAEAIKNNTITKLYNNDKSYKSLPEKAFEILAIGETSLEEIYSILINI encoded by the coding sequence ATGGAACAAGAAATCAAAATCCTTCCTGAAATACAGCATACTGTTTCTAATGATTTGGCCAACCAATATCGTGTTTTGCCTAAAACATTACTTGAGAACACTTTAGAATTGTATGTTGATGATGCTAATAATAATGCAGATGCTAAAGACGAATTAGAATTGTTTTTGGGAAAAAATATTGTTTTTCATCCCGTAAACGCTGCCGAAATAGAAAAGGCATTGTCGATATATTACCGAAAGGAAAGAGCCTTAACTTCAAACAAATCCTTAAATGTAGATAAGGGCGATTTTCTTGAAAACCTGCTTACCGAAGCAAAATCTTTAAAATGCAGTGATATTCATTTTGAAGTTTATGAAGATTCATCCCGAATTCGGTTCAGGATTGACGGTCAATTGATTGAACGCTATAAAATAGAACGGGATAATTATCTTGAATTAGTTAACAAGGTCAAGATTAAAGCCAAATTAAACATTACGGAAAAAAGGCTTCCACAGGATGGAAGAATTACCAATGAATCATTTGATATCAGGGTTTCTATTTTACCAACATTATTTGGAGAAAAAATAGTAATGCGTCTTTTAGGTCAGGATGCTTCAAATATAGACCTGAGTACTTTAGGGCTTCAAAAAGAAGAATTAGAAAGTTATCTTGAAGCTGTAAAAAAACCTAACGGAATTATTTTGATAAGCGGTCCAACCGGTTCAGGAAAAACCACTACGCTTTATGCTACTTTAAGATTACTTAACGATAGCCGAAGAAATATCGTTACTGTTGAAGACCCTATTGAATACACTTTAAAAGGAATTAACCAGGTACAACTGAAGGAAGATATTGGCTTAACGTTTTCTTCTGCATTAAAATCATTTTTACGTCAGGATCCTGATGTAATCATGCTGGGAGAAATTCGTGACTCAGAAACTGCTTTGATGGCTATTCGTGCTTCCTTGACAGGACATTTGGTCTTATCAACTATTCACACTAATTCAGCAATAGGAACCATATCAAGGCTGATTGACATGGGAGTTCCCTCCTACTTAATTGCCGAAACCCTAAATTTATCTGTAGCCCAGCGACTAGTTAGGAAACTTTGTGATAACTGCAAAAAAGAAACAATCAGCAATCCTAAAGATTTTCCACTGAATTTTAAATTTCCTTTTGAAATTTCATCTTATTACAAACCTGTGGGCTGCAATCAATGTTTTCATACAGGTTATAAAGGAAGAACAGCAATTTACGAAATAGTAAATATTGATAATAAAATTGCCGAAGCAATCAAAAATAATACTATTACCAAATTATATAATAATGATAAGAGCTATAAATCACTGCCCGAAAAAGCATTTGAGATTTTAGCTATCGGAGAAACTTCTCTGGAAGAAATATATTCAATTTTAATAAACATATAA
- a CDS encoding type II secretion system protein GspD codes for MLKQVLCVLTALFFTNILVAQQDIVELSRKFDELSIQKKGLNEAIKIDVSGLTLHDFISSIAEEHQLNIDVDIELNQPIANNFFDVTVKDVFIHLAQKYDLEVSFMNNIIIFKKRKVITVVPKKQPKIIDVTYNPQNDFLSVRVENDTLSAVAKAIIDKSGKNVILAQDIKNIRISSYILNRAFDQVIEMMAKSNDLSAVKDDNGFYFLQKNTLANINTVNTNAKAKQPKVGLGVPGFYEVNINKNGFLQVNAYMADTSDLLTEAAEKLHINYFLYNKPENEKTTLSADNITFDELLLNIFKGKKYTFKKQDNLYLIGEEATEGLRITEMIQLENRSIESIINTLPKVFSEKLEIKEFTELNGLIVSGSRSILEELKVYIKQIDKIVPMVQIEVIIVQYNKAYDIQTGMKAGLDKINSVQTGGVLFPNSDMTLNGSSVNSLIDAFNGFGLFKIGKVTESFYLNLKLLESNSALKIESTPKIATISGHEAKLSIGETSYYFEQNNRLINSNIGNDILNSGTWKSTDANLSVSIKPYVSTDENVTLTIAVEKSSFLARAGEDAPPGKATQKFESLVRVKNGEMILLGGLDELKKENSGTGTPLMSRIPVIKWFFSSRKKGKSDSKLHIFIKPTVIY; via the coding sequence ATGCTTAAACAGGTTCTTTGCGTACTAACTGCGTTATTTTTTACCAACATTCTTGTTGCCCAGCAGGATATTGTTGAATTAAGCAGAAAATTTGACGAACTCTCCATACAAAAAAAAGGATTAAACGAGGCCATTAAAATTGATGTTTCCGGACTTACCCTGCATGATTTTATTTCTTCAATAGCTGAAGAGCATCAGCTTAATATTGACGTTGATATAGAATTAAACCAGCCCATAGCCAATAATTTCTTTGATGTTACGGTAAAAGATGTTTTCATTCATCTTGCTCAGAAATATGATCTTGAAGTTTCCTTCATGAACAATATTATAATTTTCAAAAAAAGAAAAGTCATAACTGTTGTTCCAAAAAAGCAGCCTAAAATTATAGATGTTACATACAATCCTCAGAATGACTTTTTATCAGTAAGAGTAGAAAACGACACTTTATCTGCTGTAGCTAAAGCTATTATTGATAAATCAGGGAAGAATGTGATTCTGGCGCAGGATATAAAAAACATCCGAATTTCTTCTTATATCCTGAATCGCGCTTTCGATCAGGTAATTGAAATGATGGCAAAATCAAATGATTTATCAGCTGTCAAAGATGACAACGGATTTTATTTTCTACAAAAAAACACACTTGCCAATATAAATACAGTAAACACCAATGCTAAAGCAAAACAACCCAAAGTAGGTCTTGGAGTTCCGGGTTTTTATGAAGTAAATATCAATAAAAATGGTTTCTTACAAGTTAATGCCTACATGGCTGACACTTCTGATTTATTAACCGAAGCAGCAGAAAAACTGCATATCAATTATTTTTTATACAATAAGCCTGAAAACGAAAAAACTACGCTTTCTGCAGATAATATCACCTTTGATGAGTTGCTGTTGAACATCTTTAAAGGAAAAAAATATACTTTTAAAAAACAGGATAATTTATATCTGATTGGAGAAGAAGCCACTGAAGGATTAAGAATCACCGAAATGATTCAGTTAGAAAACAGATCGATTGAATCTATCATTAATACATTGCCAAAAGTCTTTTCGGAAAAATTAGAAATAAAAGAATTTACAGAATTAAACGGATTAATTGTTTCGGGATCGAGATCTATCCTGGAAGAATTAAAAGTATATATCAAGCAAATTGATAAAATTGTGCCAATGGTACAAATTGAAGTCATTATCGTACAGTATAATAAGGCCTATGACATTCAGACCGGAATGAAAGCGGGCTTAGACAAAATAAATTCGGTTCAGACTGGCGGAGTATTATTTCCTAACTCTGATATGACTTTAAACGGATCTTCTGTAAATAGCTTAATTGATGCTTTTAATGGGTTTGGTCTTTTTAAAATAGGAAAAGTAACCGAATCATTCTATCTCAACCTGAAACTTTTAGAAAGTAATTCGGCACTAAAAATTGAATCCACACCTAAAATAGCCACCATTAGCGGACACGAAGCGAAACTATCTATTGGAGAAACCAGCTATTATTTTGAACAAAATAACCGACTAATAAACAGCAACATCGGAAATGATATCTTAAATTCCGGAACATGGAAATCAACAGATGCTAATTTAAGTGTATCGATAAAACCATACGTTTCTACCGATGAAAACGTAACCTTGACTATTGCTGTAGAAAAAAGTTCCTTTTTAGCCAGAGCCGGTGAAGATGCTCCTCCCGGAAAAGCTACTCAAAAGTTTGAATCTTTGGTTAGGGTTAAAAATGGCGAAATGATTTTATTAGGCGGTTTAGATGAACTGAAAAAGGAAAACTCAGGAACAGGAACTCCACTAATGTCAAGAATTCCTGTTATTAAATGGTTTTTCAGCAGTAGAAAAAAGGGCAAAAGCGATTCTAAACTTCATATTTTTATTAAACCAACGGTTATTTATTAA